Part of the Asterias rubens chromosome 20, eAstRub1.3, whole genome shotgun sequence genome, gtagtTTCTCAATAGATAAATGCCTATaaaaaaactttctttgtaTGTAGCACTCTTTAGAGCTGTAGAAATGACTCCCTTTGATGCATCGTAGTTTTAGACACAGAACTTTAATCTTAGAAAGGTTTTAGGCATgaaggatttgtttttgtttctcctCCTACAGCGCCTTGATCTTTTTGTGAAGGGCTTTACAAATACCTCTAATTATTATTCGGCTTgctatcaatcaatcagtcaatcaattaatcaaaagTCATTTACAGAGCGCAAAATCAAAAGATTGGCCTAAGGTGCTGAGGCACAGATGAACAGTTAGTACGCCTGCTGGAACAAGTGAGCTGGCATTTCCAATTTGAAGCTTATTCCACATTTTGGGCCATATACAAAGAATAATCTATCTGCAAGAGCAAGAGGTAGATGATACAGAGACAATTACTCACCACTTCAACTCATGGCGCCACTCATCAAAGTCTAGATGCTGGTCTGCATTAGCGTCAGCATGGGCAAGTGCCTCCTGAATGTCGGCGATCTTGTCTCGCTTGAAGTTCAGTTTGCCAACCATCTTCTCATAGCCCTTCTTGAAGTAGTCAGAGATCTCAAACTCAGACTTCTGGTTGGCAATGTCCGCCTTGACCTCGCTGTAAGTGTCGTTGATGATGGCCAAGAACATGTTCTGATGGGAGTTTACATTCAAGAATGAATTTTATAAGAAACAACCTTTAtagattacatgtatgtgtatttgtttatctCTTGTTCTGTGTATTGCTTTTACTACAGGGCCCCCAGGGAGAACAGTGTTTTTACACTGATGGGGCTACCCCGTATATATAatacttattaataataaaataataataataataaagagaaggtatacattttgtaatcaTTGGCCTTTTTTcacatttgtgattttttggtaattatGAGGTGTTAGAAGTacctataaatagtaaacttgtagCAATAACCTTGTATACAAAATCTTTTGAGAGAAGTTTTGGCTCTTTTAAGATACGGTGTGGTCTAGACGTTTTGAACGGTACGTTCTGCTCATCTTTGGTCTTCAGTCTTCTCCTgaaaagacgagcagagtatactgtttgaaactttCAAGACCACAattgctcttttcagagccaacactcccacaaaagagatttacacaagaTTGTTCTTCAGCTTTATAACTTACTTCCTTGGAATTAATTATCAATGAACTACTTACCAACAACACAAAGAAGACGACAAACACATATGTCATGAAAAATATCGGACCGAGGGCACGCTCTGCTTCCTCCAGCTCGTGGAAGTTGAAATCACCAAGAACGATACGGAACAGAGTGTAACTAagacatcaaaacaaaaaacgataACAATTATTTCTGAATAAGACTAATTGAtcaaaaaagtttttatttcatcgGAGAAGTTTCATTGCATTTaatttcaattaattaattaattctggttgtgtgGCTagggactctcagaaaagcaaaaatAATCACTGTACTAGAAAGAAACCCAATGGAGAAACAACAAGGGAAGAATCGTATTAGATGATGTGGGAAGAAAACTCTAGAGAATTATTCAAGGAAAAACCCATGCAGTACAGTAGGgacttagggggggggggggtcgggggggggggggggtagaggtGGCAGCTGAGGTGGCAGCTGAGGAAAGATACCTCTACACCAGCCAGACCACCAAGTTGAAAGTAAACTCTGCGCAGAATTATAAACTCAGCAACTATTGGCTAAATCCCAGTTCATTCTTCCTGCAATAAGAGTTTCGACATCACAGTTTTTGCACAGGAGTGGAGCTTAagtcaactgttgcaaattatttgtgacgtcaaaattcatactgcattcgcattcacaggaagtatgaacaccCTAGACTTAAATCTCAAACTTACATGCAGTTTTCGACGGTGCTGAAATCCTTGATCTGTGTGCCAAAGAGCAAATAGCCGAGCTGGGCGTAGGCCAAGAAGATGATGAGGAACATGATGGTGAATCCTCCAACATCCTTGGCGCAGCGAGACAGAGTTGAAGACAGCTGATTCATCGTCTTGTTGAAGCTGATGTACTTGAAAACCTGAAGGAAAGACCAGAGGAGAATATTGTAAATCTTGCAAAAATTCTCAAGAGTAAAggtcggttcatactttctgtgaTTTTTCGCAGTGAATGTTTCGGAGGAGTTGAACATAGCTCAacttttgcaaatttgtgaagaaacaatttgtttcgcattcgcaggaagtatgaatcgggcttaAGTCATGCGAGgcagattatgttctttttgagaacttgtcttgctatttattcttcTGCCACCGattagattttcagaattcaggagacttctcagttctgaaaagaactgtccggCCCactaactactacctgggcagaatgTAGAAACTCACCTGGGACTACTTCGTTCGGTTAATGGATAGAGGGGACTTTTtgttataaacttcactgccttggagtgagttcttaatatTGGTCTTGACATTTCGCCTAGCTTGGTGTGAGAGatattacaatacaatacaataatacagTACAGTACAATCAAACTTTATTGTGCCTGCATGGGAAATTCCTTTGTCCTTTTTGctctcataaaaacacagtCACCAATAAAAGGTCAATGTTGACCTATTTTTAGGGGTTCAGAGGTGTTTCAGTTAAGAGTCAGTCACTGCTCTTATATACACATGGtattgcttaagcagctctatgaaattgggccctgctcatttccgcttagcagaaaatttttaagtaatattttcggctttagcagctctatgaaattgggcccagcgtTAAACCTTACGATGCCCATGCCAACAATTATCTTGAGTGTTTTTACCTTAATCCAAGCGAGGAAAACCACCACAGCAATGACGTTATTATAGACGGCTTGACAGTAGCCGAGAAACTCAAAATCGGCATACTGATCCGGTTGAGACAGGAGAACGTCTATCATGCTAGTCACACTCATGGAACGGTAAACGTAGAAGCCCATACACATCACCGACACCTGTCGAGATCAATCAATCATGATATAAAACTGACTGAATTACACACATATGGTGAATGCTTATTTAAATATGgttaatttttaaagacactggacacctttggtaattgtcaaagaccattcttctcacctcaaaatatgcacaaaataacaaatctgttgaaatttgaactcaattggttgcgaagttgtgagataataaaaacacccttgtcacacgatcaaattcaaatatttcagtggaaGATTAttttcttctcgaaaactacgttacttcagagggagctgtttctcacaatgttttataccagtaTCTTTAAAAGGAAGGGACTGTATACGTTTGGGTTTTGAAACTGTTTGATTGCCTTAACCGCAAACATTGCCATATTGTTTTAACCGACAAAAAATGTAGTTGTGTACACTAAAattaacctttgaaaattttatttcaaaaggtggtttttgagatatcaacCAAACTCCAGATCAAATATGTCCATGCAGAAAGAATAACCCCTCTATGAGtacacagtctgagaagcgGTAATGGAAACGCTTCTTGTATTCAAacttttggggataaaaaatgAGATCTCTTTCCCATAACAATAGTACTTGTAAgtgaaatgattttcaaaatgctttccaaagtcactgtacatgtactccttAAAATGTAAGTTTTGTTGCCATTAGTTTTCAGAGTCAATAGAGAGGTTTAGCAAGTCTATGGATACACATGATACAGATACCGATACTatgacactttgtgtgttcacgtgacgcgtattcacgactatcgtattttgcacaCACGTTGGATACGGATACAGGAGCTCATACACGTCGTAgaaaaacggatactgtttGGCAGCCTTTTAGCTGtctttttgtcccagatcaaaaacatttccaacggaattgctttcactggtatcgtgcttgatataggTAGCAAATGGTTAGTCATTTacaagcaaaacgatgagaaaatgcagtgtataaaacacagGGTCTCTATAAGTCATGCTTGTcgagaaaaacactcatgatgaatgcgagcaCACTCTAGTGGCACATATCTAtactttgcaaaacaaaatccaacacgcggctgacgtgaacggatacggttatcatatccgtatcggtatctgtatccgcacgcttgcgaaacctctctattaatATTAGATTACTtacaatgatgatgatgacatccAAGCAGTTCCAGGTGCTCTTGAAGTAGGCGAACCGATGCCTCTTAATCTCCAAGATCTCTTCCACGATGTAGTACAAGATGAAGAGAGAAAAGATACCCTCGCAAGCCATGATGAAATAGTCAAAGGCAGTGACGTAGCGGAGGAGCCGGACTGTGCGGAATGTCCATGATGGAATAGCGCCACCAGTTGGTGGGTATTCAACTACCAGTCTGTGTTGAATAAAACATAacttcaattaaaaataaatcaataacaaTTCCCAAAACAGTAAGTTTTAGATAATCAATTTCCTTACTCCTCcatcattaattttttgtatgtaatataatttacctgtagaagtttcagcttcataagtcGTGTAGTTTAGAgaaagtgaaaatcacaaagcaatgtttcCAGGAGAGTAAATCcaaaatacatacacaaatattttttgtctcactgagcgatttgtttttacccatttcaaaacaaaactacagcacctcagcaaatagtattttaaaggcagtggacactattggtaattactcaaaataattattagcataacaccttacttggtgacgagtaaatggggagaggttgagagaataaaacattgtgagaaacggctccctctgaagtaacgtagtgttcgagaaagaagtaattttccacgaacttgatttcgagacctcagattcagaatatgaggtctcaaaattaatcacaacttcgtgtgtttttttctttcattattatctcgcaacttcgacaacaaattgagctcagattttcacaggtttgttactttatgcatatgttgagatacaccaactgtgaaggctagtctttgacaattaccaatagtgtccagtgtctttaagggaagctttctatcgtctttatctttaaaccgtgtgagtttaatgtaaatctgttcaCATTtacactgccaacatagggcttgatagctcagttggtagagcgctggcacattaatctggaagtcgttggttcgaatcccactctagtcaattctttgttcaaccccaaaaatcatttcaaaatttacctagtcagtttcccttgtgggttatattgatatctgaaacaaaaagtcgcatttCCTTAAGGGGATCCCCTGGCTgacgcttcccaggttgtatcaaaatttgggtgtgatccctggctacacgacagttaacggttgaatggcttctgactggcacccctgaacaaagatattgacaaaatagggacaccgccaacatagggctagatagctcaactggtagagcgccggcacgttaatccggaggttgttggttcgaatcacactcTAGTcaactctttgttcaaccccgaaAGACATTTGGTTTTGTATCAGTTACAGACAAATTCCCTGTAAAGTCCCCTGTTCTTACCTCACGATGCAAAACAGATTGATGTTGGCGTTGTAGACCGAGAAATCTATGATGACGACTCTCGTTCCTCGGTCAAGCCATAGATTCTCCTTCAGTTCATCAATGATGGCTTTGCTCCGGAGTCTGAAATGGCTCAAATCCACATAGTAACCTCCGCCGCTGTAGTTGGGACCCAGCTTCCCCTTGTGCCCCGAGCCGTCAAGTTCTTCCTCAGAACTGTACTCCCATCTAAAGTGGGCgtcaatcaaaattaaaatctcaatatttaataatttttggccatgacatgaatccctacacACTGTGAAtggatgtatgtaatataatttacctgcagaagtttcagcttcatcagTCGTTTCAGCTTCGTTTAATATTTTCTTAaagaaactacagcacctcagcgagtaatattttaatggaagctttctatcacCATTATCTTGAAACCATCtaagtttaatgaaaaatgtttgaacattgtgttttgtgacgTACAAAAAATAATTAGCTGACTGCAAAGTGCTTACCAAACATATTGACCTATATGGTATGAAtgcaaaaaagttgtttatggCCTGAcctttcgaccctagcagagcctCTTTCCTACAACCCCCACCCCTTGCCGCTCCCCAATTATTCTTGCTTTTGGTGCATGCTTTCTGcctttcgaccctagcagagcctCTTTCCTACAACCCCCACCCCTTTCCGCTCCCCAATCATTCTTGCTTTTGGTGCATTCTttctgactctctctctctctctctctctagatTCATGTTTTTTCCACTTAACTGActtcattacataacacatacctgttcatgtgtgttgtgtcgtcatatagctttcgagaaagaatgtCAGACCAcgtattatttttttgaggTTTAAACACAAAGAGTTTACTAAGAGTAAAAAAATTAGCTCTTACGCAGTGCCATTCAAAAGCCCAAATGCTTGTTTATCTTCGACACTCTCCGAGTACGGCGCGTAACACTGCTTGATGTCGTCTCTGAAATCGCTGTGGACCACACACGAGGAGTTGGTCACCTTTAGTTGTCGGATACGTGGCACTCCGAGGAGTTTATTCTCGTAGAAGATGTACCCTCGTGCCTCGTCGGTTACGTTCTCATCATTGTACCATTTGTCCCAGTACAGGCCGTCCATCAGTGGAGTTTCTGCAAActgaattaaaaaaaggaactttttttctacaaagTCACCATCTTTtttatagacccattgcacatatgacgtcacaatagctgttctctgtgcgaAAAAACGTGCGCGTGACCTCAGCATACCTGTAGTGTTTCGCATAatgcaagggggagctattACACAATACAGAATGGCCTCCGAACAATGCGCCTAATGTTGGGTGTCAACTTTCTTTTGGGCATTGTTTGTATATGATTTTGACACACAGgatgacacccaggataggcacatgcGAGTACGCTGCGCATATTGCAAGAGGTCTAACAAGCACAATCTTGAAAGCACAAGCACAGAGCAACAGAGCATGGATGGACTTTGCAATTGATCCTCTTCATCCATACACAAAACTACCTGACTTAGGGACCATTAAGAATGAtcaatgttacaaaataaaaaattaaaaaaaatgaaattgttttgaccAACCAGCCCACATGTCTCACTTGTCGTTATGGGTATACTTTATTGCTCGATATAGTTGAACGTTTTTTCACCGTtttaacacaatttgttttgttcaagatTTCATGCCTACACACAGTAGAGTGTTATTATTCACTTGTGCATTCATGAATGTACTTGTTGCCTGATACTTAAACTACTGGCCAAGGGCCTGTGTAAAAATTGAACCCTGAAAACAACTGAGAATGAAGAGAAGTGAACAACATACGCGCCAGAAATCAGTCATTGTTGTCATTCCACGGAAAGTATTCTTGGTGTCAGGGAATTGGGCGTCCAGGAAAAGCTCCGACATCACCTTGGTGTAGTAATACATGTTGGAGTTTGTCATGCCGAAAGTCACTGCAAGGgagaacaaaatgtaaaatatttaaagggaaggtacacgtttggtaattactcaaaacaaatattaacttaaaaactggcttggtaaagagcattggagagctgttaatagtataaaacattgtgagaaacggctcactctgaagtagcatagattttgaaatagaggtaatttctcactaaaataataaaagacgtctagctagaagtcttttattcctatatgaaagcacacaaattcgtccgacaaggatgtttttctttcattgttttctcccaactctgatgaccaattgagctcaaatttacacaggtttgttatttaatgcatatgttgagatacaacaagtgagagcactggtctttgacaatgaccaacagtgtaccttccctttaaactatgttatttaaagaaaattgtTCTTTTAGCTATAATCATGCCTCAGTGTTAAAAACTATTCAAATTAGAAGATTAATTTCTAAAGGCCTTGTTGATTACAAAATCTGACATACATTGTTACTGTTTTCACAAAGAGACACGTTAGCAATGGCAGCCAAACTATTCTTTGCATGAAAGTGGAGATCTCTAATCATGCAAATCAGCTGTTGATTTATTCATAGTAAGTTTAATTTATGAGTAATTAAGATCATACAAAGTTTCTCTTTAAGAAAGCCCAAATGCATAGTATGCGTTTTTGGCACCGTGCCAGAACTATTTACTTAATTTTTATGTCAAAAGTTGTAAATCAAAGGGGATTTTCATGAATATGTAAAACGGTCACTTCGGTGAAATTCTTGAGCTAACTAGTGTTGTTCCGAAACTACATGTACTGGCCTAACATTTTAAGACTTGAACAATTTTGATACCAATGATAGAtccaaaatgtgtaaaaaacCTCGGTTTGCCAAAatgtctgattttttttcaagaattgcCAACTTGTGAAAACGGTGACGATGCTGTCTTGTTCACTGAAACAACCATCTATTTACTATTATGAATTTTACATGTAAGTTAAATTGGACAACAGAAACATTTGACTAGTCTACATCTTCATATTGATTGATCTGATTATTTATAACATGATCAATGAACTAAACTTGATAAAAGTTCACAATCACAAACGTAATTTAATAATTGGAGAGAGAAGGGGGATAGAGGCAACATTGAATTGTGAAAGACGACAACATAACACTACAGCATAGAACAAGGACCACACAATGACCACGGCCATGTCTTAAATTctccctacatgtacttcaatcaTCTTGTCTATTCAGCCCCCAGCTTCTTCCAAGGCAAGCCTCTATTGTCACCGTGTATTTACTTAAAGAGGATTCATCAATAATAAATAAGTGTCTCTGAGAGGCACTGACGTAAGTGCCCTGATGCTCCTcaagaaaaattgtaaaaatatgTATGCTCGATCTTAGCAGGGGCTTAGCCTCTTTCTTTTCCCGCTtgtaaaattgctttttttttgtgcGTTTGACCCTAAAAAATATCCCTCCTGCGAGTTAATTTTTCATTATTCCCCGGGAATTGATTGGTCCGAGTTGTCTAGCGACCAACCGACGTCATTCACATTACGAACAGGTTGGACGACCATCAAATTGTCAAAggttgtttcattgtttttcaaTACTACATAATATAATGCCTCGACTTCAAATACCATGCATTGAAGATACGCAGTCAGTCTAATGAAGGTTGCTGCGCAATAAAGCTATAAATGACTGATCAATCATTGCCATGGAAACGGGTACCAACAGGCAGGTTGAGGTAGCAACAGCTGCATCTGTTGCTACAACGTAGCGAGGATGAACTAAAAACATGGGGGGAAGGTGAAGGGGCTTCAGTGTTGAATTTCTGAACAATTGTACATTGCAGTTTAAGACTGAAATATTTTGTATGCTTCAATGACCACATAATATTCAGTGGACACAATATCACCGCAACCTATTATATTTAATGGTTTTCCGGTAGGCCTATAGAAAGAGAAATGGTTTTCATTTGTATACTGCATGCACAAACATGTaaggggttgaacaaataacaCATTTAGCATGCATAATATATTTATTGTATCTTTTAGAGGCACAACAACAGTGTAGGAAAATTATTTCGACAGGATTTTAGAGTAGGCCTCCATGTTGTACACATTTggttcatgtacatgtcatgTGTAGCTTTCTCTATCAGACCTGATACAGTACTGTACATCAAAGGCCCCCGTTGCCCATGTACTTGCCTTGGTGTCTATTGAAATTTtccaaattttttaaaaacacctctgtgcccttgccctttcaaaaacaaagcatcagGGTTCTCTATGGCACAAATGTCTAAGGTcaagtaaaaaattaaaaatcagggGAATTTGTGGAGGGGTTTTCAGAAAGAGGAGGGTAGGGGACCATGTCATTCATTTCAtaatcatttgtttttcaaaggagGAAAGCGTCAACAAAAATGACTTCAGAAGTCTTAAATATGGGTAAAAAGCAGTTGTCCAAAGAATGGAATGCATCCAAACTGTAATATCAgcaattaaaagtgttttaataTAATACATGGCGTGCGTGGCTTAGTGGATAAGAACACATGACTCTGGTGATTCTGATTAGCGGAGTGCGGTCTGGTCAAAGCaagtaggtcctgtgtgttgtctAATAAACAGTTATAAAAGAAcccaatttaacaaaaataatcaggGCGGGaagatcaatattttgtttactgcaTCCAAACTGTAATATCAGCACTTCAAAGTGTTTTAATATACTCGGAATATTGTGGCTGagtggataaaaaaaaagaaaaaaagactcgAGCTCCAATATAGATGGTGGCCTTTTAGGAAACACATCTTCAGACATTAACAATCTTAAATATACGTATGCATCCAtgacaaatttcatagagcagaaaatattgcaattAAAAGCAACTTTCTGCCTAGCAACTTTCTGCCATGTGACATGGTTGTTTGGCTGATAACTTCATTCTggaaagcaaattttgttgtgcttagcaaagatttttttgcttttaaaatcagctctttgaaattgtggCCTGTACATAATTAGCCTTTTACTTATTCGCCCCAAtgatcctggtttgattggcggCATACTGCAACACAGCACCTGGGAAACCAATTCCAGGGTATTCTATAATACTCTACCAATAGGCATTTGCACAGCTTCATCCTTAGACACATTTAAATTG contains:
- the LOC117303714 gene encoding polycystic kidney disease 2-like 1 protein isoform X2, producing the protein MASRRVSPRPISSGSTAAGRLTPRDEHEMDQIMEDEVQRRPSSSASRQAWSDNDGFDMGSEEKGNYGQDFDDQDEEDKVHAPTAMESELYVGGEIRTIDPKVAKQKAEQAKAGCFTKIKRGIRSLWRTRQTDDTKQDKELHVKTTLRELIIYLVFLLFLCLMTFGMTNSNMYYYTKVMSELFLDAQFPDTKNTFRGMTTMTDFWRFAETPLMDGLYWDKWYNDENVTDEARGYIFYENKLLGVPRIRQLKVTNSSCVVHSDFRDDIKQCYAPYSESVEDKQAFGLLNGTAWEYSSEEELDGSGHKGKLGPNYSGGGYYVDLSHFRLRSKAIIDELKENLWLDRGTRVVIIDFSVYNANINLFCIVRLVVEYPPTGGAIPSWTFRTVRLLRYVTAFDYFIMACEGIFSLFILYYIVEEILEIKRHRFAYFKSTWNCLDVIIIIVSVMCMGFYVYRSMSVTSMIDVLLSQPDQYADFEFLGYCQAVYNNVIAVVVFLAWIKVFKYISFNKTMNQLSSTLSRCAKDVGGFTIMFLIIFLAYAQLGYLLFGTQIKDFSTVENCIYTLFRIVLGDFNFHELEEAERALGPIFFMTYVFVVFFVLLNMFLAIINDTYSEVKADIANQKSEFEISDYFKKGYEKMVGKLNFKRDKIADIQEALAHADANADQHLDFDEWRHELKCRGHADAEIEAVFAKYDVDGDRILDAEEQMKMAADLEGQKTDLNNQLAELEEAQITTSNAPPARSKSRVSFNDGLDSEDGDSNVGGRGGVGGVSYEEFVVLSRRVDRMEHSIGSIVSKIDAVLVKLEAMERAKLKRRETMGKLLDSITEDETGGGNKREQMERLVREELERWDSDASFSQSSGRAGSRGGSAQRSRPGSSASQRINIGDSNMSTSNV
- the LOC117303714 gene encoding polycystic kidney disease 2-like 1 protein isoform X1, whose product is MASRRVSPRPISSGSTAAGRLTPRDEHEMDQIMEDEVQRRPSSSASRQAWSDNDGFDMGSEEKGNYGQDFDDQDEEDKVHAPTAMESELYVGGEIRTIDPKVAKQKAEQAKAGCFTKIKRGIRSLWRTRQTDDTKQDKELHVKTTLRELIIYLVFLLFLCLMTFGMTNSNMYYYTKVMSELFLDAQFPDTKNTFRGMTTMTDFWRFAETPLMDGLYWDKWYNDENVTDEARGYIFYENKLLGVPRIRQLKVTNSSCVVHSDFRDDIKQCYAPYSESVEDKQAFGLLNGTAWEYSSEEELDGSGHKGKLGPNYSGGGYYVDLSHFRLRSKAIIDELKENLWLDRGTRVVIIDFSVYNANINLFCIVRLVVEYPPTGGAIPSWTFRTVRLLRYVTAFDYFIMACEGIFSLFILYYIVEEILEIKRHRFAYFKSTWNCLDVIIIIVSVMCMGFYVYRSMSVTSMIDVLLSQPDQYADFEFLGYCQAVYNNVIAVVVFLAWIKVFKYISFNKTMNQLSSTLSRCAKDVGGFTIMFLIIFLAYAQLGYLLFGTQIKDFSTVENCIYTLFRIVLGDFNFHELEEAERALGPIFFMTYVFVVFFVLLNMFLAIINDTYSEVKADIANQKSEFEISDYFKKGYEKMVGKLNFKRDKIADIQEALAHADANADQHLDFDEWRHELKCRGHADAEIEAVFAKYDVDGDRILDAEEQMKMAADLEGQKTDLNNQLAELEEAQITTSNAPPARSKSRVSFNDGLDSEDGDSNVGGRGGVGGVSYEEFVVLSRRVDRMEHSIGSIVSKIDAVLVKLEAMERAKLKRRETMGKLLDSITEDETGGGNKREQMERLVREELERWDSDASFSQSSGRAGSRGGSAQRSRPGSSASQRINIGNNASRTSTSMSRAAPSRQSEDSNMSTSNV